A DNA window from Suncus etruscus isolate mSunEtr1 chromosome 8, mSunEtr1.pri.cur, whole genome shotgun sequence contains the following coding sequences:
- the EXPH5 gene encoding exophilin-5: MTSVPQGFDCSFLNDDEARKILQVLERNEELQRAERDRISKLQKTKRDIRWLQGVTGEWFEEIQRKKFCNEADVSQMLKLPLTYRLRKGMAENDPMELQASRSKTTPNQRNSIAAPSRLSFKSSLASLFSFRKFRKDLKFQSPGQKGFNAHAGPPVSMRGPTLANQYNSTLEKQVGCSAFVPKPAGMREGGGLPPGDASLLEFFQVLDDLDNKLAEEQSSSSVNTGIPLNHGSRTQFSHFHPNENRHGSITGRHKNNYNKTTNMSIYDILRPGTPREGFKTFSPRTRTIYDMYRTREPRVSKEDYMPKNTFGSTSLCLDSRQRSASQTTRHFTARSLHFPGTTQNKSGFILPTHQKSPKRTPLSSIIWNRSNPSEDRQEQEDFLNKTSPMDIEPNHPSMYPLYFQENTRHEFYHSQNMYQNVNLHAPMNNKMSSDPFENSENMPFYPQDNPFARSFFSNTFGQNREQRFRQSSFGSQQEAHSPWSHFSRKPFLSSDSDFEMASVEADCASTSQKHSVSSQHWESFSYSYRTNISRNQKEPHSWHFGSEAPTMENMEVSQDPGDQATLHFGTPNIFSTTGSNYHIKSGESEYQWNSYPREAPVSKEPNSFGIAQPLVSSCNTSFHQTSGDKRNPQSSNFQNSTVTLQKVPSKPIFLPGKGYREVTVTNSDSIDYLPLTKNQPSVMSTEGKNDKDLNKSNLVKDEQLNKMDQTSMTNEIFHPVSLVVDSHPLPDAHSSLSQDSTKSNRFVFSTPSNISSKRSPRVHPKKDNPRVYTSYRNKVNEFKKDKTWTENRKHGSAISRPFRTTSSFPSSNQSCHQELTMNNDDRSNTLQNNLWSSEPIDKPNTHFPEELKPLDNYEERHIKTHSSNSNESTAYQNNTYCSSRVNNSFSDTVMTPSTTEFSRRSASGSVSFLIERDEKDNDSKNQNNHVVPSSLEIQKRNDVCEPPMQDEAVTIVRDSSHSPLWDRRGETKIRQSISSFEMLSKTGSGPAPTRESCNLMLVNENNSKSPQLHPVYCTFPRKSANILFNSKKSESNAMAPSLRGGTLPVPIKNNMEGPREQYSSHKSSVSSSESENEGSKVLAVLVPVVPTTGEEEIESKRTVESTSVDRKPLPFLERAMSCPSGVQLALTGRDERGKHLASDKYASVVTPRPWERVISPLEKDASFREGSLIKGYKQNEYFPECTEKSGKSTVPGTDECPLSNEDSLPFPSDMSGKGSEKTVQKFKMTSTFSVSGDEANIKCFEVVSLYYTLPRQQSQRIGNFLQEYSQHTESLTESPKVRTASLPDSVKDKLKCSVPEPPGTPSPKDLTSTHRDCHLPFTAANIADLPLPKNGDSGAKEKAEKAHPHPIKSCNSGPFKLRVYSEGNIENSQMVAGAGRHAGRVLASSATTSGEYAQEDYLADGLQPKEVRGQTGTNFQKQTNTTLCDLESPVFALTPALHKLQLSEKSSSDEPGIKSLQFEPREIPQRSQEVNRTGNWEAKNEAQKLAWKQPLFPSGSNKNESSLDEQERGPHRPSVQHRSAAMPKAGRNFPAKVLSPRRHVATIFPQRQNSSDFSSLSLDTPECNPHSLESAPKSTDSKDENRLSNDGINVKKSEHTLQATVLSGRENSKHLSNQRLNRTSPSHQYEFKNISEPPPKHEESKQTQLLEREAGTPALPTVTHLGEADFFDPPLPLEPTLKASIRPASYQQQRQKHASSLEREPEPNPHRSKSLKSISLHGYGLRKSQPPKARERHFSENTSMDSALSRLTLRDEFPIKSGYTRRFKSFSELSSCDENESWALYSDEPDTGLRSATISRPIDYGIFGKEQQLAFLENVKKSLTKGRLWKPNFLKNPGFLKDDVKNAANPQGSSSSDSPSNQVSEEALGHSAPLNIYEEDMADADSDWDSDTTTDDEYYLDENDKESEL, encoded by the exons ATTCAACGCTCATGCAGGGCCTCCTGTGTCCATGAGGGGACCTACCCTG GCAAATCAATACAATTCAACTCTAGAAAAGCAAGTGGGCTGCAGTGCATTTGTCCCCAAACCTGCAGGCATGAGAGAGGGAGGTGGCCTGCCTCCTGGGGATGCCTCCCTGTTGGAATTTTTCCAAG TTTTAGATGACTTGGATAACAAATTAGCTGAGGAACAATCTTCAAGTTCAGTAAATACTGGAATACCTCTCAACCATGGATCAAGAACACAGTTCAGCCATTTTCACCCCAATGAGAACAGACATGGTAGTATCACAGGAAGACACAAGAATAACTATAATAAAACAACCAACATGTCTATTTATGACATCCTAAGACCAGGAACTCCTAGAGAAGGTTTCAAAACCTTTTCTCCTAGAACAAGGACAATTTATGACATGTACAGGACACGAGAACCCAGAGTTTCAAAAGAGGATTATATGCCAAAGAATACTTTCGGCAGTACTTCTCTGTGTCTTGACAGCAGACAGCGATCAGCCTCACAAACTACCAGGCATTTCACAGCAAGAAGCTTACATTTTCCAGGCACGACCCAGAATAAGAGTGGGTTTATACTACCAACTCACCAGAAGAGCCCAAAGAGAACTCCATTATCATCCATCATATGGAACAGATCGAATCCTTCTGAAGATAGGCAGGAACAGGAAGACTTCCTAAATAAGACATCACCTATGGACATTGAGCCCAATCACCCATCTATGTATCCTCTATATTTTCAGGAAAATACAAGACATGAATTTTACCATTCACAGAATATGTATCAAAATGTCAATTTGCATGCACCGATGAATAATAAAATGAGTTCTGACCCATTTGAGAACTCAGAGAACATGCCATTTTACCCTCAAGACAACCCATTTGCTAGATCGTTCTTTAGCAATACCTTTGGACAAAACAGAGAACAGAGATTCAGACAAAGTTCTTTTGGGAGTCAACAGGAAGCACATTCTCCCTGGTCACACTTTAGCAGAAAACCATTTCTATCTTCTGACAGTGACTTTGAAATGGCCTCTGTGGAAGCAGATTGTGCATCCACCAGTCAAAAACACAGTGTTTCTTCTCAACACTGGGAATCGTTTTCTTATAGCTATAGAACTAATATTTCCAGAAATCAAAAAGAGCCACATTCCTGGCACTTTGGTTCTGAGGCTCCCACAATGGAGAACATGGAGGTATCACAAGATCCTGGAGACCAGGCAACTCTTCATTTTGGTACGCCAAATATTTTCTCCACTACTGGTTCAAACTATCACATAAAATCTGGTGAATCAGAATATCAATGGAACAGTTATCCTAGAGAAGCACCTGTAAGCAAAGAACCCAACTCATTTGGGATTGCTCAGCCTCTAGTATCCTCATGTAATACTTCCTTCCACCAGACTTCTGGTGACAAAAGAAATCCTCAAAGCTCCAACTTTCAGAATTCCACAGTCACACTGCAAAAAGTTCCCAGTAAGCCTATCTTTCTTCCAGGAAAAGGCTATAGAGAGGTCACTGTGACCAACAGCGATTCCATTGATTATTTACCTCTTACTAAAAATCAACCCAGTGTTATGTCCACAGAAGGGAAAAATGACAAAGACTTAAACAAATCCAATTTGGTAAAAGATGAACAGCTAAACAAGATGGATCAGACTAGCATGACAAATGAAATCTTCCATCCTGTTTCACTGGTAGTGGACTCTCACCCCTTACCTGATGCTCATAGTTCCCTCTCCCAGGACTCCACCAAGAGCAATAGGTTTGTTTTCAGTACACCTTCCAACATAAGTTCAAAAAGGTCGCCTAGAGTCCATCCTAAGAAAGATAACCCCAGAGTCTATACATCGTACAGGAATAAAGTCAAcgaatttaaaaaagataagacTTGGACCGAGAACAGGAAACACGGCTCAGCAATTTCCCGTCCCTTCAGAACAACATCATCTTTTCCCAGCTCCAATCAAAGTTGTCACCAAGAACTGACCATGAATAATGATGATAGGTCAAACACTCTTCAAAATAACCTCTGGAGTTCTGAACCTATTGATAAGCCAAATACACATTTTCCAGAAGAACTTAAGCCTTTAGATAACTATGAAGAACGGCATATCAAAACCCATTCTTCCAATAGCAATGAGTCAACTGCCTACCAAAATAACACCTATTGTTCTTCACGAGTGAATAATTCTTTCTCAGATACTGTGATGACCCCTTCTACTACAGAATTCTCCAGGAGAAGTGCCTCTGGGTCAGTTTCATTTCTGATAGAGAGAGATGAAAAAGACAATGATAGTAAGAACCAAAATAATCATGTTGTCCCAAGTTCCTTAGAAATCCAAAAGAGGAATGATGTTTGTGAACCTCCTATGCAAGATGAAGCAGTAACTATTGTTAGAGATTCATCCCATTCTCCATTATGGGACAGAAGGGgggaaacaaaaataagacagaGCATATCCTCTTTTGAAATGTTAAGCAAAACAGGAAGTGGACCAGCACCCACAAGAGAAAGCTGTAACCTCATGTTAGTGAATGAAAACAATTCCAAGTCTCCTCAACTTCACCCAGTTTATTGTACCTTTCCAAGAAAATCAGCCAATATTCTCTTCAATAGCAAGAAATCAGAAAGTAATGCAATGGCTCCTTCACTTAGGGGTGGGACACTTCCAGtcccaataaaaaataacatggaaGGTCCAAGAGAGCAGTACTCATCTCACAAATCCAGTGTCAGCTCTTCTGAGTCAGAAAATGAAGGTTCCAAAGTCCTTGCAGTCTTAGTTCCTGTAGTTCCCACAACTGGAGAGGAGGAGATAGAAAGCAAGAGAACCGTTGAATCCACTTCTGTTGACAGAAAACCACTTCCATTTCTTGAGAGAGCCATGTCTTGTCCCTCAGGGGTACAATTGGCCTTGACTGGAAGGGATGAAAGAGGAAAACATCTGGCCTCAGACAAATATGCTTCTGTTGTAACCCCCAGACCATGGGAGAGAGTCATTAGCCCACTGGAAAAGGATGCATCTTTCAGAGAAGGTTCTTTAATCAAAGGATACAAACAAAATGAGTACTTTCCAGAATGCACTGAAAAGAGTGGTAAATCTACTGTCCCTGGGACAGATGAATGTCCCCTTTCAAATGAAGACTCTTTACCTTTTCCTTCTGACATGTCAGGAAAGGGAAGTGAGAAAACAGTACAGAAATTTAAGATGACTAGTACATTTTCAGTATCTGGTGATGAAGCTAACATAAAATGTTTTGAGGTTGTTTCTTTGTATTATACCCTACCAAGGCAACAGAGCCAAAGAATTGGTAACTTTCTTCAGGAGTATTCACAGCACACAGAATCACTTACAGAATCGCCAAAAGTGAGAACTGCATCACTTCCGGACTCTGTAAAAGACAAACTAAAATGTTCTGTGCCAGAGCCTCCAGGAACCCCTTCACCTAAAGATCTAACTTCTACTCACCGAGATTGTCATCTTCCCTTCACCGCTGCTAATATAGCTGACTTGCCATTGCCCAAAAATGGGGATTCAGGAGCAAAAGAAAAAGCTGAAAAAGCTCATCCACACCCCATTAAGTCATGTAACAGTGGTCCTTTTAAACTCCGAGTTTATTCAGAAGGGAATATTGAAAACTCCCAAATGGTAGCAGGTGCTGGAAGGCATGCAGGGAGAGTTCTGGCTAGCAGTGCAACTACAAGTGGGGAGTATGCTCAGGAAGATTATCTTGCTGATGGATTGCAGCCTAAAGAAGTCAGAGGACAAACTGGAACAAATTTCCAAAAACAGACCAATACAACACTTTGTGACCTAGAAAGCCCCGTCTTTGCTCTTACTCCTGCTTTGCATAAACTACAGCTTAGTGAGAAGTCCAGTTCAGATGAACCAGGTATAAAGAGTTTACAGTTTGAACCCAGGGAAATACCTCAAAGAAGTCAAGAAGTGAACAGGACAGGGAATTGGGAGGCTAAAAATGAAGCACAGAAGTTGGCCTGGAAGCAGCCTTTATTTCCTAGTggaagtaataaaaatgaaagcagtCTGGATGAACAAGAAAGGGGACCACACAGACCTTCAGTCCAACACAGATCGGCAGCCATGCCCAAAGCAGGCAGGAACTTTCCTGCTAAAGTTTTAAGCCCCAGAAGACATGTAGCTACTATCTTTCCCCAAAGACAGAACAGTTCTGACTTCAGTAGTCTTTCTCTTGACACACCAGAGTGCAATCCACACTCCCTTGAGTCTGCTCCAAAGTCCACAGACTCCAAAGACGAAAACAGGTTAAGTAATGATGGCATCAATGTGAAGAAATCTGAACACACACTCCAGGCTACTGTATTATCCGGCAGAGAAAATTCTAAGCACTTAAGCAATCAGAGGCTTAACAGAACTTCACCATCACATCAGTATGAATTCAAAAATATCTCAGAACCACCACCAAAGCATGAGGAGTCTAAACAGACTCAGCTTTTGGAAAGAGAGGCAGGGACCCCAGCCCTACCCacagtcacccacctgggggaagcaGATTTCTTTGACCCTCCACTTCCCTTGGAGCCAACACTAAAGGCCAGTATCCGGCCAGCTAGCTATCAGCAGCAACGACAAAAGCATGCTTCGTCTCTGGAGCGGGAACCCGAGCCAAACCCCCATCGTTCCAAGAGTTTAAAAAGCATCTCCTTGCATGGCTATGGGCTGCGTAAAAGTCAGcctccaaaagccagggagcgcCACTTTTCTGAAAACACATCTATGGACAGTGCCCTGAGTCGACTGACCCTCAGGGATGAATTCCCTATCAAAAGTGGGTACACTCGAAGATTCAAATCTTTTTCTGAACTCTCTTCCTGTGATGAAAATGAGAGTTGGGCTTTGTATAGTGATGAACCAGACACGGGACTCAGGTCAGCAACTATATCCAGGCCTATCGACTATGGAATTTTTGGGAAAGAACAACAGTTGGCTTTCTTGGAGAATGTAAAGAAGTCACTCACGAAAGGAAGATTGTGGAAACCAAATTTCCTTAAGAACCCTGGTTTTCTGAAGGATGATGTGAAGAACGCTGCTAACCCCCAGGGGTCTTCAAGCTCCGATTCTCCAAGCAATCAGGTGTCCGAAGAGGCCCTCGGACACAGCGCACCACTTAATATCTATGAAGAGGACATGGCTGACGCTGACTCTGACTGGGACTCGGACACAACCACAGACGATGAGTATTACCTAGATGAAAATGACAAAGAGTCGGAACTGTGA